The proteins below are encoded in one region of Antennarius striatus isolate MH-2024 chromosome 7, ASM4005453v1, whole genome shotgun sequence:
- the marchf2 gene encoding E3 ubiquitin-protein ligase MARCHF2, with protein sequence MTTGSCCHLPGSLCDCASSTVLWKGVEEAGGDGCQALYVTQVTSMDGRLLSSVLKPMSTQSDGPICRICHEGSNTESLLSPCECTGTLGTVHKSCLEKWLSSSNTSYCELCHTEFSIERRPKPLTKWLRHPGPRNEKKTLFCDMVCFLFITPLAAISGWLCLRGAQDHLQLGSWLQAMGLIALTIALFTIYVLWTLVSFRYHCQLYSEWRRTNQKVHLLIPEAKESHSSQPPCCPPN encoded by the exons atgacaacagggAGTTGTTGTCACCTGCCTGGCTCTTTGTGTGACTGTGCTAGCAGCACTGTCCTGTGGAAGGGCGTGGAGGAAGCAGGTGGTGATGGGTGTCAGGCCCTCTATGTCACCCAGGTCACATCCATGGATGGGAGGTTGCTGTCCTCTGTGCTCAAACCCATGAGTACTCAGAG TGATGGCCCCATCTGCAGAATTTGCCACGAAGGAAGCAACACTGAGAGTCTTCTGTCTCCATGTGAATGCACCGGAACCCTGGGAACAGTGCACAAGAGCTGCTTGGAGAAGTGGTTGTCATCTTCCAACACCAGCTACTGTGAGCTCTGCCACACAGAGTTCAGTATCGAGCGCAGACCAAAGCCTCTAACAAAG TGGCTTCGGCACCCTGGACCCCGTAATGAGAAGAAAACGCTATTCTGTGAcatggtgtgtttcctgtttatcACGCCCCTAGCAGCTATTTCAGGCTGGCTGTGCCTGAGGGGGGCTCAAGACCACCTTCAGCTGGGGAGCTGGCTACAGGCAATGGGACTCATAGCCCTCACCATCGCCCTCTTCACCATCTATGTCCTCTGGACATTG GTATCTTTTCGCTACCACTGCCAACTCTACTCTGAATGGAGAAGAACAAATCAGAAAGTCCATCTGCTCATTCCTGAAGCCAAGGAGTCTCACTCTTCCCAGCCTCCTTGCTGTCCACCTAACTGA
- the LOC137599252 gene encoding ras-related protein Rab-11B-like: MGNRDDEYDFLFKVVLIGDSGVGKSNLLSRFTRNEFNLESKSTIGVEFATRSIQVDGKMIKAQIWDTAGQERYRAITSAYYRGAVGALLVYDIAKHLTYENVERWLKELRDHADNNIVIMLVGNKSDLRHLRAVPTDEARAFAEKNTLSFIETSALDSTNVEEAFKNILTEIYRIVSQKQIADRSAHDESPGNNVVDISVPPTTDGQKGNKLPCCQSL; encoded by the exons ATGGGGAACAGAGACGACGAATACGACTTCCTATTTAAAG TTGTACTAATCGGAGACTCTGGAGTAGGGAAGAGTAATCTGCTGTCCCGGTTCACAAGAAATGAGTTCAACCTGGAGAGCAAGAGCACCATTGGGGTGGAATTCGCCACCCGCAGCATCCAGGTGGACGGCAAGATGATAAAAGCTCAAATTTGGGACACAGCTGGACAAGAGCGTTACAGAGCCATCACCTCAGC GTATTACCGGGGTGCGGTTGGGGCTCTCCTAGTTTATGACATCGCTAAACACCTGACGTATGAGAACGTGGAGCGCTGGTTGAAGGAGCTGAGGGACCACGCTGACAACAACATTGTCATCATGCTGGTGGGAAACAAGAGCGACCTCCGCCACCTCAGGGCAGTGCCCACTGATGAGGCTCGAGCCTTTGCAG AAAAGAACACTCTGTCATTCATTGAGACTTCAGCGCTGGACTCCACAAATGTAGAAGAAGCATTTAAGAACATTTTAACAG AAATTTACCGCATCGTATCGCAGAAGCAGATAGCAGACAGATCTGCACATGACGAGTCTCCAGGCAACAATGTAGTGGACATAAGTGTTCCTCCGACCACTGATGGGCAGAAGGGCAACAAACTCCCGTGCTGCCAGAGCCTGTGA
- the LOC137598580 gene encoding ras-related protein Rab-11B-like — translation MGTRDDEYDYLFKVVLIGDSGVGKSNLLSRFTRNEFNLESKSTIGVEFATRSIQVDGKTIKAQIWDTAGQERYRAITSAYYRGAVGALLVYDIAKHLTYENVERWLKELRDHADNNIVIMLVGNKSDLRHLRAVPTDEARAFAEKNTISFIETSALDSTNVEDAFKNILTEIYRIVSQKQISDRSGHDESPGNNVVDISLPPTTDGQRGSKLPCCQNL, via the exons ATGGGGACCAGAGATGATGAATACGACTACTTGTTCAAAG TTGTACTAATCGGAGACTCTGGAGTAGGGAAGAGTAATCTGCTGTCCCGGTTCACAAGAAATGAGTTCAACCTGGAAAGCAAGAGCACCATTGGGGTGGAGTTCGCCACCCGCAGCATCCAGGTGGACGGCAAGACGATAAAAGCTCAAATTTGGGACACAGCCGGACAAGAACGTTACAGAGCCATCACCTCAGC GTATTACCGGGGTGCGGTTGGGGCTCTCCTGGTTTATGACATCGCTAAACACCTGACGTACGAGAACGTGGAGCGCTGGTTGAAGGAGCTGAGGGACCACGCTGACAACAACATTGTCATCATGCTGGTGGGAAACAAGAGCGACCTCCGCCACCTCAGAGCAGTGCCCACTGATGAGGCTCGAGCCTTTGCAG AAAAGAACACCATCTCATTTATTGAAACCTCTGCCTTGGACTCCACTAATGTAGAAGACGCCTTTAAGAACATTCTCACAG AAATCTACCGTATTGTATCTCAGAAGCAAATATCGGACAGATCCGGACACGATGAGTCTCCAGGCAACAACGTAGTGGACATCAGCCTTCCTCCAACCACAGACGGGCAGAGAGGCAGCAAACTCCCCTGCTGCCAAAACCTGTGa